One candidate division WOR-3 bacterium DNA window includes the following coding sequences:
- a CDS encoding transglycosylase SLT domain-containing protein gives MNRKILFSLSLSVLFFCSPYRGTSTDSQVTAVEDDYPYVEAVSADTLASIMLTIAEEQFTQANEALKSSNFLLAHQFANDGMRYLLDIPIEDVEDSFLISRYNINLRRLSSAQIRAANSLWGYPVIETSDFRLIPINPDESERLRQSLNTWTGPSRNTLIGCLRRGGQYLPLIEEVLEDYNLPHDIAYLPIIESGYNTGAISPASAVGMWQFIPGTARTFGLTINNYVDERRDPYKSTIAAARYLSSLYERFGDWKLAFAAYNCGEGTVERAINNAGTNDFWKLSLPSETMIYVPYALAVMLVAREPEIYGMSIDYAAPLEYDTIHLNGPVQLSVIANSTGSSKDDIKKLNPHILQDFTPPGDYPFVLKIPSGTRDMFKASFDILPDSLKYLSSTQISSRTAPVVTTPTWKYYTIRSGDTLSRIARRLGVTVEELKRWNPNDAGGRYLQIGAKLRYR, from the coding sequence ATGAACCGAAAAATATTATTTTCCTTGTCTTTATCGGTTTTGTTTTTTTGTTCACCTTACAGGGGAACTTCAACCGACAGTCAAGTAACGGCGGTAGAAGACGATTATCCCTACGTCGAAGCGGTCTCCGCTGACACTCTGGCCTCGATAATGCTGACGATAGCCGAAGAACAATTCACACAGGCGAACGAAGCTCTGAAAAGTTCAAATTTTCTTCTCGCGCACCAGTTCGCCAACGACGGCATGCGGTACCTTCTGGACATTCCCATAGAAGACGTGGAGGATTCATTTCTAATAAGCAGGTACAACATCAACCTCAGAAGGCTGTCTTCGGCTCAGATAAGGGCGGCGAACTCACTCTGGGGCTACCCGGTCATCGAGACATCCGACTTCAGGCTGATACCTATAAACCCCGACGAGTCCGAAAGGCTGAGGCAGTCATTGAACACGTGGACAGGTCCAAGCAGAAACACACTTATAGGCTGCTTGAGAAGGGGCGGTCAATACTTGCCGCTGATAGAAGAAGTTCTCGAGGACTACAACCTGCCTCATGATATTGCGTATCTACCGATAATCGAAAGTGGATACAATACTGGCGCTATTTCACCCGCTTCAGCGGTCGGAATGTGGCAGTTCATACCAGGAACAGCGCGGACTTTCGGTTTGACCATAAACAACTACGTCGATGAAAGACGCGACCCGTATAAATCGACTATAGCCGCGGCGAGATACCTCTCGTCACTTTACGAGAGGTTCGGAGACTGGAAGCTCGCTTTTGCTGCTTACAACTGCGGCGAGGGGACCGTTGAAAGAGCAATAAACAACGCGGGAACAAACGATTTCTGGAAGCTCTCCCTTCCGAGCGAGACCATGATCTATGTACCCTATGCTCTCGCTGTCATGCTCGTCGCGAGAGAACCCGAGATTTACGGAATGTCGATTGATTACGCTGCGCCACTGGAATACGACACAATACACCTCAACGGCCCGGTTCAGCTCTCTGTAATAGCCAATTCAACCGGTTCTTCAAAAGACGATATAAAGAAACTCAACCCGCACATTCTTCAGGATTTTACGCCTCCGGGCGATTATCCTTTCGTTTTGAAGATCCCCTCGGGCACAAGAGACATGTTCAAAGCGAGTTTCGACATTTTACCTGACTCTCTGAAATACCTTTCTTCCACACAGATAAGCTCACGGACAGCCCCTGTTGTAACTACCCCGACTTGGAAATATTACACAATAAGGTCCGGTGACACGCTTTCGAGAATAGCCAGGAGGCTCGGGGTCACCGTCGAAGAGCTGAAGAGATGGAATCCAAACGACGCCGGCGGAAGGTACCTTCAGATCGGCGCGAAACTCAGATATCGTTGA